In Halorussus caseinilyticus, the genomic stretch CATGGCTTCGACCGAACTCGTCCTACTTGTCTTCTAGTTCGCTCGCGTCGAGGTCGCCAGCGAGGAACTGCTCACCTTCTTTGGAGAGTTCGTATTTGCCTCGTTCGACCCGATTAACGAGACCATGGTTCGTTAATTCTTGTAGGCGTCGAGAGACTCCTTCTCGGCTTGAACCAAGATTATAAGCGATAATTGAGGGTGATAGGACGAGACCTGCCGACTGGAGCAGTTCTAAAACTCGCTCGTCCATCGGTGTCATCCAGTCAGCCCGATAGCGCATCGCTGAATCTACTCGCCTCCAGTTTCTAAGTCGCTCGCGTCCAACTCGCCAGCCAGATACTCACGGCCTTTCGCTGTAATCTGATAGAGAGACCCGTGAGGTTGTGCGACAAGACCGACTTCGCGTAATCCTTTGAGCGCCCGTGTGACAGTTGCTTGAGACGGGGGACGTTCCAACTTCTGCTGTAGGTTATAGAAGATACCTGTCGCAGAGAGGGCTAAATCGTGTTCTGCAAGAAGTCTTAGCGTAGGCCTTGTTGCGCTATTCTCCCAGTCCGGCCCTCTCGTCATTGTTGGTAAATCTCATATCTCGGTTTATTACCTCTGACGATGGAAGCAATGTACGCAATCGGAACGTGGGAACCTGACCAGCGAGTCAGTTATCATCTTACTCGTCTTCAAGGTCGCTTGCGTCCAACTCGCCAGTTAGATACGCACGGCCTTTCTCCGTAATTCGATAGTACGACCCTTTCTGCCGTACTTGTTCGACAAGGCCTATCTCTTCGAGCATAGGGAGTCGGCGCTTGATTGTCGAGTAGGAGATGTCTTCGCCTTCAAGCTCAAAGTTGACTTCGAGGGCTTTCTTATTTAGAGCGACACCGCTCTCTGCCAGAAGCTCAAGGATTCTATCGTCACTTCCGGTCATCCACGATGCTCTGCGGCGTCGCATTGACCGAGACTCGCAAGACGAGATTATTAACAGCACCGAATACGTCACTTAAAGAACAAATATCAGTCCACTATAGCCCAATATTTGGGCAAGTTTTATTGTAGTGCCATATTCAGTGAACAGTACGGAGCAAATCGCGGACCCGTCGCTCTTCGATGGGTCCACTAGAGAAAGCGGACCCCGATGCTAGGGTCATCGGGTCCGCGTGAGCCTCCGTAATCAGGCTACGGAAGCCATGTACGCAATCAGAACGCGGGGACTTGAATCTCCCGCA encodes the following:
- a CDS encoding winged-helix domain-containing protein, coding for MTGSDDRILELLAESGVALNKKALEVNFELEGEDISYSTIKRRLPMLEEIGLVEQVRQKGSYYRITEKGRAYLTGELDASDLEDE